A stretch of Actinomycetota bacterium DNA encodes these proteins:
- a CDS encoding HAMP domain-containing sensor histidine kinase, with protein MKGLGALLLLAVVATAGALGTFAVAAVMGMGGDEIAQLVAFILPALTVTVIAMWIVGRLLSSATLGQRFVSVATIGVVLALANVWVLSQQMFVSSHDATLVGVILVYSVGVGISAAVVIARSTSRAIRRLTTTAEAYGNGDLDRRTGSLGAGPELELLSRTFDEMAERLEVALERERAAETTRRDLVTAVSHDLRTPLASLRAMVEAIDDGVVEDRTTLRRYAGEMRRSIEQVVAMVDDLFELAQLDAGAIELETMRSHLGEVVDSAVAIVEREAEDKRVTLLTSLNGIEAAPCSPRLARVLQNLMVNAVRHTPADGTVRVEARRSSDGLEVSVIDTGEGMSAEDAARVFEPFFRADPARTGPGAGLGLALAKRIVEALGGDLRVESSPAGSRFALVVPLA; from the coding sequence ATGAAGGGGTTGGGCGCGCTCCTGCTGCTCGCGGTCGTGGCCACCGCCGGCGCGCTCGGCACGTTCGCCGTCGCTGCAGTCATGGGGATGGGCGGCGATGAGATCGCTCAGCTCGTGGCGTTCATCCTGCCCGCGCTCACGGTGACCGTGATCGCCATGTGGATCGTCGGACGCCTGCTGTCGTCGGCGACGCTCGGGCAACGCTTCGTGTCGGTCGCCACGATCGGCGTCGTGCTGGCGCTGGCCAACGTGTGGGTCCTCTCGCAACAGATGTTCGTCAGCTCTCACGACGCGACCCTCGTCGGCGTGATCCTCGTGTACTCGGTCGGTGTGGGGATCTCGGCGGCCGTCGTGATCGCACGGTCGACATCGCGGGCGATCCGCCGGCTCACCACGACTGCCGAGGCCTACGGGAACGGAGACCTTGACAGGCGAACTGGCTCGCTCGGCGCCGGGCCGGAGCTCGAGCTGCTGTCGCGGACGTTCGACGAGATGGCCGAGCGGCTCGAGGTAGCGCTCGAGCGCGAACGCGCGGCGGAGACGACGCGTCGTGATCTCGTCACCGCCGTGTCGCACGACCTGCGGACACCCCTCGCGAGCCTGCGCGCGATGGTCGAGGCGATCGACGACGGCGTGGTCGAAGATCGGACGACGCTCCGACGGTACGCCGGCGAGATGCGCCGGTCGATCGAGCAAGTCGTCGCGATGGTGGACGACCTGTTCGAGCTCGCGCAGCTCGACGCCGGCGCGATCGAGCTCGAGACGATGCGGTCGCATCTCGGAGAGGTCGTCGACTCTGCCGTGGCCATCGTGGAGCGCGAGGCGGAGGACAAGCGCGTCACGCTCCTCACGAGCCTGAACGGCATCGAGGCCGCGCCCTGCTCACCACGTCTCGCGCGTGTGCTTCAGAACCTGATGGTGAACGCCGTTCGCCACACTCCCGCCGACGGCACGGTCCGAGTCGAGGCGAGGCGTTCGAGCGATGGACTCGAGGTGAGCGTCATCGATACCGGAGAGGGGATGTCCGCGGAGGACGCCGCGCGCGTGTTCGAGCCGTTCTTCCGCGCGGATCCGGCCCGCACCGGCCCAGGCGCCGGTCTCGGACTCGCCCTCGCCAAGCGCATCGTCGAGGCGCTCGGGGGAGACCTCCGCGTGGAGAGCTCACCCGCCGGGTCACGCTTTGCCCTCGTCGTTCCGCTCGCCTAG
- a CDS encoding response regulator transcription factor has translation MDATRVLVVDDEPMVREVLARYLEREGYAVDVAEDGEQALATYAATTPDLVLLDLMLPRVDGLEVFRRIRDGSHNNTRPAVIMLTAKGDETDRIVGLELGADDYVTKPFSPREVVARIRAVLRRGAGESDSDKRVLAFDDLEIDAHRREVRRAGRPVPLTRKEFDLLHLLASSPGRAFTRAELLEEVWDFAWSGDTGTVTVHIRRLREKIEHDPSRPRHLVTVWGVGYRFEP, from the coding sequence ATGGACGCGACGAGGGTCCTCGTCGTCGACGACGAGCCGATGGTCCGCGAGGTGCTCGCGAGGTACCTCGAGCGAGAGGGCTACGCCGTCGACGTCGCCGAGGACGGTGAGCAGGCGCTCGCGACCTACGCGGCGACGACGCCCGATCTCGTCCTGCTCGATCTGATGCTTCCTCGCGTCGACGGCCTCGAGGTCTTCCGGCGGATCCGCGACGGCAGCCACAACAACACTCGTCCGGCCGTGATCATGCTGACGGCAAAGGGGGACGAGACGGATCGGATCGTCGGACTCGAGCTGGGCGCCGACGACTACGTGACGAAGCCCTTCTCGCCCCGCGAGGTCGTTGCGCGGATCCGGGCGGTGCTCCGTCGAGGCGCGGGCGAATCAGATAGCGACAAGCGCGTTCTCGCCTTCGACGACCTCGAGATCGACGCGCACCGCCGCGAGGTCCGCCGCGCGGGTCGGCCGGTGCCTCTCACCCGAAAGGAGTTCGACCTCCTGCATCTCCTCGCCTCGAGCCCGGGCCGAGCGTTCACCAGGGCGGAGCTGCTCGAGGAGGTCTGGGACTTCGCCTGGAGCGGCGACACCGGCACAGTTACGGTTCACATTCGCCGCCTCCGCGAGAAGATCGAGCACGACCCGTCCCGACCGCGACACCTGGTCACGGTGTGGGGCGTCGGATATCGGTTCGAGCCATGA
- a CDS encoding glycosyltransferase family 2 protein — protein sequence MPDVILPVLNEVSSIPWVLGRMPAGYRPIVVDNGSTDDSASVARELHATVVAEPRRGFGAACAAGLAAAEADIVAFMDCDGSLDPADLPTVVGPVAAGGTDLVLGMRVTFTRGSWPAHARVANRVLARLVCRRTGLALRDLGPMRAARRAALMDLAIRDRRFGWPLEMVVRAADAGWRVNDVPVPYYPRRGRSKVTGTALGTARTVRDMAEVLSR from the coding sequence ATGCCGGACGTGATCTTGCCCGTCTTGAACGAGGTCTCGTCGATCCCGTGGGTCCTCGGGCGGATGCCTGCTGGGTACCGACCGATCGTCGTCGACAACGGCTCGACGGACGACTCCGCGTCCGTTGCGCGCGAGCTTCACGCCACCGTCGTCGCCGAGCCGCGTCGCGGGTTCGGCGCGGCTTGCGCCGCTGGCCTGGCGGCAGCCGAGGCCGACATCGTCGCGTTCATGGATTGCGACGGGTCACTCGACCCCGCGGACCTGCCGACGGTCGTGGGTCCCGTCGCAGCGGGTGGTACGGATCTCGTCCTCGGGATGCGCGTGACGTTCACACGGGGCTCGTGGCCGGCGCACGCACGCGTTGCCAATCGCGTCCTCGCTCGTCTCGTCTGTCGGCGGACCGGACTCGCGCTGCGCGACCTCGGGCCGATGCGTGCTGCTCGACGCGCGGCGTTGATGGATCTGGCGATCCGCGACCGGCGGTTCGGCTGGCCGCTCGAGATGGTGGTACGCGCGGCGGACGCCGGGTGGCGTGTCAACGACGTGCCTGTCCCGTACTACCCCCGGCGCGGACGCTCGAAGGTCACGGGCACGGCGCTCGGGACGGCGCGAACAGTGCGGGACATGGCGGAGGTTCTTTCCCGATGA
- a CDS encoding TIGR04282 family arsenosugar biosynthesis glycosyltransferase, which yields MRVDVVVLAKTPRPGRSKTRLHPPCTFVEAAELAEAALFDTLRAVDSMWIEGRRVLALDGPPPAWLSPHWDVVLQRGHGLDERLASVFEDLGGAALLVGMDTPQLTPALLEAATARLVDSDAVLGDAVDGGYWAIGLRRPNASAFLGVPMSAPTTAIRTRERLETLGLHVADLPRLRDVDTIDDASAVALEAPSTQFAVTFRAISPRLARRGRARRDEAVAAVSA from the coding sequence ATGAGGGTCGACGTCGTCGTGCTCGCGAAGACGCCGCGACCGGGGCGTTCGAAGACGCGGCTGCATCCGCCGTGCACTTTCGTCGAGGCCGCTGAACTCGCAGAGGCGGCGCTGTTCGACACGCTGCGTGCGGTCGATTCGATGTGGATCGAAGGTCGTCGCGTTCTCGCGTTGGATGGACCGCCGCCGGCCTGGCTGTCACCGCACTGGGACGTCGTGCTTCAGAGGGGACACGGCCTCGACGAGCGACTCGCTTCTGTTTTCGAAGACCTCGGCGGAGCGGCGTTGCTCGTCGGGATGGACACGCCGCAACTCACGCCCGCACTCCTGGAGGCGGCGACTGCGCGGCTGGTCGACTCCGACGCGGTGCTCGGCGATGCGGTCGACGGCGGCTACTGGGCCATCGGGCTCCGCCGGCCGAACGCATCCGCATTCCTCGGCGTCCCCATGAGCGCGCCCACGACCGCGATCCGGACGCGCGAGCGCCTCGAGACGCTCGGCTTGCACGTCGCCGATCTCCCACGCCTTCGTGACGTCGACACGATCGACGACGCGTCGGCGGTGGCGCTCGAAGCGCCGAGTACGCAATTCGCCGTCACGTTTCGCGCGATCTCGCCGCGGCTCGCTCGTCGGGGGCGCGCACGCCGTGATGAGGCGGTTGCGGCGGTGTCCGCATGA
- a CDS encoding class I SAM-dependent methyltransferase produces MSVVVDRREVADAWQSYAIAGSTTAQRTLVFRSHIGDVIALHVARWFGEPSVADHEVIAHALSPVLDVGCGPGRHTLALAARGVEALGLDISLGAVRAARRRGARVVHGDVFGDVPGRGTWGTALLLDGNIGIGGDPARLLVRIRELLHPGGRALVELGAPRTGTEVFVARIDGAGGSWFPWARVAADDIAPLAATARLRTGRPWCAEGRWFARLDR; encoded by the coding sequence ATGAGCGTGGTGGTCGATCGCCGAGAGGTGGCCGACGCGTGGCAGAGCTACGCGATCGCCGGATCGACGACCGCACAGCGCACATTGGTCTTTCGTTCGCACATCGGCGATGTGATCGCCTTGCACGTCGCCCGCTGGTTCGGTGAACCGAGCGTCGCAGATCACGAGGTGATTGCGCACGCGCTCTCCCCAGTCCTCGACGTCGGGTGCGGGCCGGGTCGGCACACGCTCGCGCTCGCGGCACGAGGCGTGGAAGCCCTCGGTCTCGACATCTCGCTGGGCGCGGTGCGCGCCGCCCGCCGCCGCGGGGCCCGAGTGGTGCACGGCGACGTGTTCGGTGACGTTCCGGGACGCGGGACGTGGGGAACGGCGTTGCTGCTCGACGGAAACATCGGCATCGGCGGCGACCCGGCACGGCTGCTCGTCCGCATCCGTGAGCTCCTCCACCCCGGCGGGCGAGCGCTCGTCGAGCTCGGAGCGCCCCGAACCGGTACGGAGGTGTTCGTCGCGCGTATCGATGGCGCCGGTGGCTCGTGGTTCCCGTGGGCGAGGGTGGCCGCGGATGACATCGCGCCGCTCGCCGCCACAGCGAGGCTGCGGACCGGTCGGCCGTGGTGCGCCGAGGGGCGATGGTTCGCGAGGCTCGATCGATGA
- a CDS encoding molybdopterin-dependent oxidoreductase: protein MRWPARPRIGPFSEGAFRSRLHDERLASILGIALGVAFAACFVTGLISHLIQNPVSWFSWPSRPVWLYRVTQGVHVVAGIAAIPLLLAKLWVVSPRFWTWPPFRDLGHAIERAGVLPLVAGSLFLLFTGIGTINRFKPWGFSFPAAHYSAAWITIGALVIHVGAKLHVAARSLARGSAPTAPTTRHDVDGSGWSISRRGFLWGTVAAGVAVTIATIGQTLRPLRSISVLAPRDPAVGPQGLPVNRTASSAGVIDAATSPAYRLVVEGAVATPLSMSIEDLRSLPQHDAELPITCVDGWSASGTWRGVAVPDLLELAGAQPDATAEIVSLQRPGSAYATSQLDRSHAADPDTLLALELNGEVLHIDHGFPVRLVAPNRPGVMQTKWVAKVVVT, encoded by the coding sequence ATGAGGTGGCCGGCCCGACCTCGGATCGGCCCGTTCAGCGAGGGCGCGTTTCGGAGCCGGCTGCACGACGAACGGCTTGCGTCGATCCTCGGCATCGCGCTCGGCGTCGCGTTCGCGGCGTGCTTCGTCACCGGGCTGATCTCACACCTGATCCAAAACCCCGTCTCGTGGTTCTCATGGCCGTCGAGACCGGTGTGGTTGTACCGGGTCACTCAGGGCGTGCACGTGGTCGCGGGGATCGCTGCGATCCCGCTGCTCCTGGCGAAGCTGTGGGTTGTGTCGCCGCGGTTCTGGACGTGGCCGCCCTTTCGCGATCTCGGCCATGCGATCGAGCGGGCGGGTGTGTTGCCGTTGGTCGCAGGTTCGCTGTTCCTTCTGTTCACCGGGATCGGGACAATCAATCGTTTCAAGCCGTGGGGGTTCTCGTTCCCCGCTGCCCACTACAGCGCGGCGTGGATCACGATCGGGGCGCTCGTGATCCACGTCGGCGCGAAGCTGCACGTCGCCGCCCGCTCGCTCGCACGCGGCAGCGCCCCCACGGCGCCGACGACGCGGCACGACGTTGACGGGTCCGGTTGGTCGATCTCGAGGCGAGGGTTCCTATGGGGGACCGTCGCCGCGGGCGTTGCCGTTACCATCGCGACGATCGGACAGACGCTTCGTCCGTTGCGCTCGATCTCGGTGCTCGCACCGCGCGATCCGGCGGTCGGTCCGCAAGGCCTCCCGGTGAACCGCACGGCGAGCTCGGCGGGGGTGATCGACGCCGCGACGAGCCCCGCGTACCGCCTCGTCGTCGAGGGCGCGGTGGCGACGCCGCTTTCGATGTCGATCGAGGACCTGCGGTCGCTCCCGCAGCACGACGCCGAGCTCCCGATCACCTGTGTCGACGGATGGAGCGCATCGGGGACGTGGCGCGGCGTGGCCGTTCCCGACCTGCTCGAGCTCGCGGGCGCACAGCCCGACGCCACCGCGGAGATCGTGTCGCTGCAACGGCCGGGGAGCGCGTACGCGACGTCGCAGCTCGACCGGTCGCACGCCGCGGATCCGGACACCCTTCTCGCGCTCGAGCTGAACGGCGAGGTCCTCCACATCGATCACGGCTTTCCGGTGCGGCTCGTCGCGCCGAACCGCCCCGGCGTCATGCAGACGAAGTGGGTGGCCAAGGTGGTGGTGACGTGA
- a CDS encoding NAD-dependent epimerase/dehydratase family protein, protein MSVRRVLVTGGAGFIGSHVVDALIDHGIETVVLDVAARQGRRPGVEAIRGDVRDVAVVERALRGVDAVSHHAAMVGLGVDPADVTEYVSHNDVGTAALLAAMHNTRSVRRLVLASSMVVYGEGRYRCSEHGDVRPPPRERVRLEAEVFDPGCPVCGRDLVPLAVGEEAPVDPRSVYAATKVHQEHLCSAFAREAGVELIALRYHNVFGPRMPRDTPYAGVASIFRSALAAGRPPPVFEDGRQLRDFVHVRDVARANALALTCDARASGPINVASGTPHTIGEMASAMASAFGPPAPQPVVTGRFRLGDVRHVFASPERAASELGFRAEVPFDEGMRSFAQDELRDTNEVGIAAEV, encoded by the coding sequence GTGAGCGTTCGGCGCGTCCTCGTGACGGGCGGCGCAGGGTTCATCGGCTCGCACGTCGTCGACGCGCTGATCGACCACGGCATCGAGACGGTCGTGCTTGACGTCGCCGCGCGGCAGGGACGACGGCCCGGCGTCGAGGCGATCCGCGGCGACGTGCGCGACGTCGCTGTAGTCGAGCGCGCCCTCCGGGGAGTCGACGCCGTCTCTCACCACGCCGCGATGGTCGGTCTCGGAGTCGATCCTGCCGACGTCACCGAGTACGTCTCGCACAACGACGTGGGGACCGCGGCGTTGCTGGCAGCGATGCATAACACCCGCTCCGTTCGGCGACTCGTGCTCGCGAGCAGCATGGTCGTCTACGGCGAGGGTCGGTACCGGTGCTCGGAGCACGGCGACGTGCGACCGCCGCCGAGGGAACGAGTGCGCCTCGAGGCCGAGGTGTTCGATCCTGGGTGTCCCGTATGCGGTCGCGACCTCGTGCCGCTCGCCGTCGGCGAGGAAGCGCCGGTCGATCCACGCAGCGTCTACGCGGCGACGAAGGTCCATCAGGAGCACCTGTGCTCGGCGTTCGCACGCGAGGCGGGGGTCGAGCTGATCGCGCTTCGTTACCACAACGTTTTCGGCCCGCGGATGCCGAGGGACACACCGTACGCCGGCGTGGCCAGCATCTTCCGAAGCGCCCTCGCCGCCGGCCGGCCGCCGCCTGTCTTCGAGGACGGACGACAGCTCCGCGACTTCGTCCACGTGCGCGACGTCGCGCGGGCGAACGCGCTCGCCCTCACGTGCGACGCGCGGGCGAGTGGTCCGATCAACGTCGCGAGCGGGACACCGCACACGATCGGAGAGATGGCGTCGGCCATGGCGTCCGCGTTCGGCCCGCCCGCCCCGCAGCCGGTCGTTACGGGGAGGTTCCGGCTGGGCGACGTCCGTCACGTGTTCGCGTCACCCGAGCGTGCCGCGTCCGAGCTCGGCTTCCGCGCCGAGGTGCCGTTCGACGAGGGTATGCGGTCGTTCGCCCAGGACGAGCTTCGGGACACGAACGAGGTCGGAATCGCGGCCGAGGTCTGA
- a CDS encoding VOC family protein — MTERISPRRFHEHGWRVLRDDACTYLATGTFANGVALVAAIAEIAGDRHPDIDLRPEGVTVRLGTHGPLPTEEDLVLAERISAVARELGASVDLDGLQAVQVAIDALVIPDVLPFWQAVLGYRKVDVADLIDPRLGGPPFWFQQMDAPRPQRNRIHIDLYVSQDEAEARVAAGLAAGGHLVSGAHAPEWWTLADAEGNEVDIAPWPDQD; from the coding sequence ATGACCGAACGGATCTCGCCTCGACGGTTTCACGAGCACGGATGGCGCGTTCTGCGAGACGACGCCTGCACGTACCTCGCCACCGGCACGTTCGCAAACGGCGTCGCGCTCGTCGCGGCGATCGCCGAGATAGCCGGCGATCGTCATCCGGACATCGACCTCCGACCGGAAGGCGTCACGGTCCGTCTCGGCACGCACGGCCCGCTCCCAACCGAGGAGGATCTTGTTCTCGCCGAACGCATCTCGGCGGTCGCGCGTGAGCTCGGTGCGTCGGTCGACCTCGATGGCCTCCAAGCCGTGCAGGTAGCGATCGACGCCCTCGTGATCCCCGACGTATTGCCGTTCTGGCAGGCCGTGCTCGGCTACCGGAAGGTCGACGTCGCCGACCTGATCGACCCTCGCCTGGGAGGCCCGCCCTTCTGGTTCCAGCAGATGGACGCGCCGCGTCCGCAGCGCAACCGGATCCACATCGATCTCTACGTCTCGCAGGACGAAGCGGAGGCACGAGTTGCGGCGGGACTCGCGGCTGGCGGCCACCTGGTCAGCGGCGCGCACGCGCCCGAGTGGTGGACCCTCGCAGACGCCGAGGGGAACGAGGTCGACATCGCACCCTGGCCCGACCAGGACTAA
- a CDS encoding DinB family protein — MERADIERLFTFTDYGWSRYEETIRPLGDGTLTKPAPGSGWPALRDALAHINWAYIRWLANPYGTTDEPRERVNSWAELAAYRSRVRDHAREYFDSLDDDELSTPRKMDIDGKPILYSPGEILAHVMLHERQHHGDLNTLLYQLGVDIPIVEYRFSLPERDA; from the coding sequence GTGGAACGTGCCGACATCGAACGGCTGTTCACGTTCACCGACTACGGCTGGAGCCGGTACGAAGAGACTATCCGCCCTCTCGGCGACGGCACGCTGACCAAGCCGGCGCCTGGATCCGGCTGGCCGGCGCTGCGCGACGCACTCGCGCACATCAACTGGGCGTACATCAGGTGGTTGGCGAACCCGTACGGGACGACCGACGAGCCAAGGGAACGCGTCAACTCATGGGCCGAGCTCGCCGCTTACCGCAGCCGCGTACGAGATCACGCGCGCGAGTACTTCGATTCGCTCGACGACGACGAGCTATCGACGCCGCGCAAGATGGACATCGACGGCAAGCCGATCCTCTACAGTCCCGGCGAAATCCTTGCGCACGTGATGCTTCACGAGCGCCAGCACCACGGCGATCTGAACACGCTTCTGTATCAGCTCGGTGTGGACATCCCGATCGTCGAGTATCGGTTCTCTCTACCGGAACGAGACGCATAG
- a CDS encoding alpha/beta hydrolase, producing MDPPPILLVPGFWLGAWAWDEVAASLRGDGHDVTALTLPGLESADADRTGITLSDHVDAICQAVEAAAAPVALAVHSATGFSGYAASDRVPERIAAMVYVDSAPGISPIESDFDGAEKPMNWDEIAAEENLDGLSGEQLATFRERAIPEPGGVLREVVELTNDARLDIPSTMICTGFTSEEYKDAVKQGYAWLAGLNELRNVIWVDLPTSHWPMWSRPGELAQIIGNVAKDHAPGSS from the coding sequence GTGGACCCCCCACCGATCCTGCTCGTCCCCGGCTTCTGGCTCGGCGCATGGGCTTGGGATGAGGTTGCTGCGTCCTTACGCGGCGACGGCCATGACGTCACCGCGCTGACGCTGCCCGGTCTCGAGTCGGCCGACGCGGACAGAACGGGGATCACCCTCTCGGATCACGTGGACGCGATCTGCCAGGCGGTCGAGGCGGCAGCGGCTCCCGTGGCGCTCGCCGTTCACAGCGCCACCGGCTTCTCGGGTTACGCGGCGAGCGACCGGGTTCCGGAGCGGATCGCGGCCATGGTGTACGTCGACTCCGCTCCGGGCATCTCGCCCATCGAATCCGACTTCGACGGCGCAGAGAAGCCGATGAACTGGGACGAGATCGCGGCGGAGGAGAACTTGGATGGGCTGAGTGGTGAGCAGCTCGCAACGTTCCGCGAGCGAGCCATCCCGGAGCCGGGTGGCGTTCTTCGCGAGGTCGTCGAGCTGACGAACGACGCCCGCCTCGACATCCCGAGCACGATGATCTGCACGGGGTTCACCTCGGAGGAGTACAAGGACGCAGTCAAACAGGGCTACGCGTGGCTTGCCGGCCTGAACGAGCTCCGCAACGTCATCTGGGTGGACCTGCCGACCAGTCACTGGCCCATGTGGTCGCGTCCTGGCGAGCTCGCACAGATCATCGGCAACGTCGCGAAGGACCACGCCCCCGGATCGTCGTAG
- a CDS encoding NAD(P)-dependent alcohol dehydrogenase, with translation MKAIVQEEYGSAEVLRFEDVEAPVAGTGEVLLRVGAASAFIGDWHVMTGTPFAIRLASGLRSPKQRVRGQDVAGTVEALGEDVTGFLVGDQVFGVGVGTFAEFATARSDRLAHKPTNVSFEEAATVPTTGCTALQGLRDVGKVRSGQAVLVIGAAGGVGSFAVQIAKAFGAHVTGVSSTTKVELVRSIGADEVIDYTREEIVDGKRRFDVIFDTAGNREASYLRGALTPKGTLVLAGGEGAGRWLGMGRVMRAKAMSPFVGQRMTNYLARPNADDLNVLTDLIEAGKLKPLIGATYPLSDVPDAMRELGTGHGRGKVVITV, from the coding sequence ATGAAGGCGATCGTGCAAGAGGAGTATGGGTCGGCGGAGGTCCTGAGGTTCGAGGACGTCGAGGCTCCGGTGGCAGGCACGGGAGAGGTGCTGCTGCGCGTCGGAGCGGCGAGCGCGTTCATCGGCGACTGGCACGTCATGACCGGCACGCCGTTCGCGATCCGCCTGGCGTCCGGGCTGCGATCGCCGAAGCAGCGAGTCCGGGGTCAGGACGTGGCGGGGACCGTGGAGGCCCTCGGCGAGGACGTCACCGGGTTCCTGGTCGGCGACCAGGTGTTCGGCGTGGGCGTCGGAACGTTCGCCGAGTTCGCGACCGCGCGGTCCGATCGGCTCGCACACAAGCCGACGAACGTGAGCTTCGAGGAAGCGGCGACCGTGCCCACGACCGGATGCACGGCGCTCCAAGGTCTCCGCGACGTCGGGAAGGTTCGGTCGGGGCAGGCGGTGTTGGTGATCGGGGCGGCGGGCGGCGTCGGGTCGTTCGCCGTGCAGATCGCGAAGGCGTTCGGCGCGCATGTCACAGGCGTGTCCAGCACGACGAAGGTCGAGCTCGTCCGCTCGATCGGTGCGGACGAAGTCATCGACTACACCCGCGAGGAGATCGTCGACGGGAAGCGACGGTTCGACGTCATCTTCGATACGGCCGGTAATCGCGAGGCGTCCTATCTGCGAGGAGCCCTCACGCCGAAAGGAACGCTCGTCCTCGCCGGCGGCGAAGGCGCCGGCCGGTGGCTCGGGATGGGACGCGTGATGCGGGCAAAGGCGATGTCGCCGTTCGTCGGGCAGAGAATGACGAACTACCTCGCGCGACCAAACGCCGATGACCTCAACGTGCTCACGGACTTGATCGAGGCCGGCAAGCTGAAGCCCCTGATCGGCGCCACGTATCCGCTGAGCGACGTGCCGGACGCGATGCGCGAGCTTGGCACTGGGCACGGGCGCGGCAAAGTCGTCATTACGGTCTGA
- a CDS encoding SRPBCC family protein, producing the protein MDANRNAPVFSEGSTDVAAAPERVWDFLADFERWPSWNPDVDTVRLEGPVAQGTVFRWKAGSARIVSTLQDVDRPSRLSWTGRTMSMGAIHVWHFEPRGNGAMVSMEELFSGLPARLLRKKLQRDLDATTARALAALKTAVERI; encoded by the coding sequence ATGGATGCCAATCGGAACGCGCCAGTCTTCTCCGAGGGGAGCACGGACGTGGCAGCTGCTCCTGAGCGGGTGTGGGATTTCCTGGCCGATTTCGAGCGGTGGCCGAGTTGGAACCCCGATGTCGACACGGTGAGGCTCGAGGGCCCGGTGGCCCAAGGCACGGTCTTTCGGTGGAAGGCCGGCTCGGCGCGGATCGTCTCGACGCTTCAAGACGTCGATCGTCCGAGTCGGCTGAGCTGGACGGGACGCACGATGAGTATGGGCGCCATCCACGTATGGCACTTCGAGCCGCGCGGCAACGGCGCGATGGTGAGCATGGAAGAGTTGTTCAGCGGCCTCCCAGCGCGGCTGCTCCGCAAGAAGCTGCAGCGCGACCTCGACGCGACGACGGCGAGAGCACTGGCGGCGCTCAAGACCGCCGTCGAGCGAATCTAA
- a CDS encoding DUF222 domain-containing protein: MSRGGAIECQTLVVALRTCVRKTCSDELVALQARAGGRASLEDVGTITPESARRLACDASITRVITDAPSEPLELGRKTKVVPAALRRAVAVRDGGCRFPGCERPPGWTDAHHVRYWADGGDTGLSNLVLLCRPHHRVIHRGFGVAMVDGRPEFRRPDGTLLEDRAPPATAA; the protein is encoded by the coding sequence ATGAGCCGTGGCGGCGCGATCGAGTGTCAGACCCTAGTTGTAGCGTTACGAACATGTGTTCGAAAGACTTGCAGCGATGAGCTCGTTGCGCTGCAGGCTCGCGCCGGCGGACGCGCGTCGCTCGAGGACGTAGGGACGATCACGCCAGAGTCCGCTCGCCGTCTCGCCTGCGACGCGTCGATCACACGCGTGATCACAGATGCGCCTTCCGAGCCGCTGGAGCTCGGCCGCAAGACGAAGGTCGTTCCGGCGGCGCTCCGTCGAGCGGTAGCTGTTCGTGACGGCGGATGTCGTTTCCCGGGCTGCGAGCGTCCACCCGGCTGGACCGACGCGCACCACGTTCGCTACTGGGCCGACGGCGGCGACACCGGACTGTCGAATCTCGTGCTCCTGTGTCGACCGCATCACCGAGTGATCCATCGCGGGTTCGGCGTAGCCATGGTCGACGGCCGACCCGAGTTCCGAAGACCGGACGGCACGCTCCTCGAGGATCGAGCGCCACCGGCCACGGCGGCGTGA